The following are encoded together in the Gorilla gorilla gorilla isolate KB3781 chromosome 14, NHGRI_mGorGor1-v2.1_pri, whole genome shotgun sequence genome:
- the LOC129526338 gene encoding uncharacterized protein: MPHSPFPGPTPTCHPHPPLPIPMPHLPSPCHTPHAIPSPHPHTPHTLSMPHPPHSTRPIPHTSMPHPPHPTRPIPHTPHAPSPTPHTPHPPHPTRPIPHAPSPTPHTPHPPHPTRPIPHTPHAPSPTPTRPIPHTPHAPSPTPHTPHPPHPTRPIPHTPHAPSPTPHTPHPPHLHAPSPAPHMPFPTSHPPHPTHFPTPHPHTPCPIPHPPHAVSQAPPPHGPSPTPHTPSPPPILHTPSPMPHMLFPTPHPPRTVPYLCSPAWEHPVRTSHTLRGPRLPGLVRPHRQGPMGARKAPPTPKVL, translated from the coding sequence ATGCCCCACTCACcattcccaggccccacccccacttgccatccccaccccccactccccaTCCCCATGCCACACCTTCCATCCCCATGCCACACCCCCCACGCCATCCCCTCACCccatccccacaccccacacaccctttCCATGCCCCATCCCCCACACTCCACACGCCCCATCCCCCACACCTCCATGCCCcatcccccacaccccacacgccccatcccccacaccccacacgccccatcccccacaccccacacgccccatcccccacaccccacacGCCCCATCCCACACGCCCcatcccccacaccccacacgccccatcccccacaccccacacgccccattccccacaccccacacgcCCCATCCCCCACACCCACACGCCCTAttccccacaccccacacgccccatcccccacaccccacacgccccatcccccacaccccacacgccccatcccccacaccccacacgccccatcccccacaccccacacaccccatCCCCCACACCTCCATGCCCCATCGCCTGCACCCCACATGCCGTTTCCCACGTCCcatcccccacaccccacacattTTCCCACACCTCACCCCCACACCCCATGCCCCATCCCTCATCCCCCACATGCTGtttcccaggccccacccccccATGGCCcatcccccacaccccacacGCCATCCCCACCCCCCATCCTCCACACCCCATCTCCTATGCCCCACATGCTGTTTCCCACACCCCATCCCCCACGCACCGTCCCCTACCTGTGCTCCCCAGCCTGGGAGCACCCTGTGCGCACTTCCCACACTCTGAGAGGCCCCAGACTCCCTGGGCTTGTCCGACCTCACAGGCAGGGGCCCATGGGGGCCAGGAAAGCACCACCCACTCctaaagttctttga
- the F7 gene encoding LOW QUALITY PROTEIN: coagulation factor VII (The sequence of the model RefSeq protein was modified relative to this genomic sequence to represent the inferred CDS: deleted 1 base in 1 codon) — MVSQALRLLCLLLGLQGCLAAGGVAEASGGETRDMPWKPGPHRVFITQEEAHGVLHRRRRANTFLEELRPGSLERECKEEQCSFEEAREIFKDLERTKLFWISYSDGDQCASSPCQNGGSCKDQLQSYICFCLPAFKGRNCETYKDDQLICVNENGGCEQYCSDHTGAKRSCQCHEGYSLLADGVSCTPTVEYPCGKIPILEKRNASKPQGRIVGGKVCPKGECPWQVLLLVNGAQLCGGTLINTIWVVSAAHCFDKIKNWRNLIAVLGEHDLSEHDGDEQSRRVAQVIIPSMYVPGTTNHDIALLRLHQPVVLTDHVVPLCLPERTFSERTLAFVRFSLVSGWGQLLDRGATALELMVLNVPRLMTQDCLQQSRKVGDSPNITEYMFCAGYSDGSKDSCKGDSGGPHATHYRGTWYLTGIVSWGQGCAAVGHFGVYTRVSQYIEWLQKLMRSEPRPGVLLRAPFP, encoded by the exons ATGGTCTCCCAGGCCCTCAGGCTCCTCTGCCTTCTGCTTGGGCTTCAGGGCTGCCTGGCTGCAG GTGGGGTCGCTGAGGCCTCAGGAGGAGAA ACACGGGACATGCCGTGGAAGCCGGGGCCTCATAGAG TCTTCATAACCCAGGAGGAAGCCCACGGCGTCCTGCATAGGCGCCGGCGCGCCAACACGTTCCTGGAGGAGCTGCGGCCGGGCTCCCTGGAGAGGGAGTGCAAGGAGGAGCAGTGCTCCTTCGAGGAGGCCCGGGAGATCTTCAAGGACCTGGAGAGGACG AAGCTGTTCTGGATTTCTTACAGTG ATGGGGACCAGTGTGCCTCAAGTCCATGCCAGAATGGGGGCTCCTGCAAGGACCAGCTCCAGTCCTATATCTGCTTCTGCCTCCCTGCCTTCAAGGGCCGGAACTGTGAGACGT ACAAGGATGACCAGCTGATCTGCGTGAACGAGAACGGCGGCTGTGAGCAGTACTGCAGTGACCACACGGGCGCCAAGCGCTCCTGTCAGTGCCACGAGGGGTACTCTCTGCTGGCAGACGGGGTGTCCTGCACACCCACAG TTGAATATCCATGTGGAAAAATACCTAttctagaaaaaagaaatgccagcAAACCCCAAGGCCGAATTGTGGGGGGCAAGGTGTGCCCCAAAGGGGAGTGTCCATGGCAG GTCCTGTTGTTGGTGAATGGAGCTCAGTTGTGTGGGGGGACCCTGATCAACACCATCTGGGTGGTCTCCGCGGCCCACTGTTTCGACAAAATCAAGAACTGGAGGAACCTGATCGCGGTGCTGG GCGAGCACGACCTCAGCGAGCATGACGGGGACGAGCAGAGCCGGCGGGTGGCGCAGGTCATCATCCCCAGCATGTACGTCCCGGGCACCACCAACCATGACATCGCGCTGCTCCGCCTGCACCAGCCCGTAGTCCTCACTGACCATGTGGTGCCCCTCTGCCTGCCCGAACGGACGTTCTCCGAGAGGACGCTGGCCTTTGTGCGCTTCTCATTGGTCAGCGGCTGGGGTCAGCTGCTGGACCGTGGCGCCACGGCCCTGGAGCTCATGGTCCTCAACGTGCCCCGGCTGATGACCCAGGACTGCCTGCAGCAGTCACGGAAAGTGGGAGACTCCCCAAATATCACGGAGTACATGTTCTGTGCCGGCTACTCGGATGGCAGCAAGGACTCCTGCAAGGGGGACAGTGGAGGCCCACATGCTACCCACTACCGGGGCACGTGGTACCTGACGGGCATCGTCAGCTGGGGCCAGGGCTGCGCAGCCGTGGGCCACTTTGGGGTGTACACCAGGGTCTCCCAGTACATCGAGTGGCTGCAAAAGCTCATGCGCTCAGAGCCACGCCCAGGAGTCCTCCTGCGAGCCCCATTTCCCTAG